CTTCTTCGACGTCGGCGTCTACCTGATCGTGGTGGGCCTGGTGCTGGACATCCTGCGCAGCCTCGGCGCCGAGATGGACCGCCAGCAGGAGGACGCCCGCGACGACGTACACGACAAGGAGCTGGTGTGACCCCCAACCTCACCTACATCGTGGTGGTCGGCGTGCTCTTCGCCGCCGGGGTGACCCTGCTGCTGGAGCGCAGCCTCACCCGGGTGCTGATGGGCGTCATCCTGCTCGGCAACGGGGCCAACCTGCTGCTGCTCACCGGTGGCCGGGCCGGTGGCCCACCGATCGTCGGCACCACCGACGCCGGGGAGATGAGCGATCCGCTGCCCCAGGCGATGGTGCTCACCGCCATCGTCATCACCCTCGGCATGACCGCGTTCCTGCTGGCGCTGTCGTACCGCAGCTGGCACCTCAACGGCCACGACGAGGTGCAGGACGACGTGGAGGACCGCCGGATCATGGACCTCGCCGACCGGGACGAGGGGCCGGGCACCGACGACGCCGACCAGTCCGACTCCGACGACCAGCCCGACGACGACCAGCCCGACGACGGCCGGCCCGATCAGGACGGCCGGCGGCCCTCGGCGGCCCCGGTGGCGGCAGCGGCCGGCGAGCGGGGGAGGGACGCGTGAACTACCTCGTCCCGCTGCCGGTGGTGATGCCGCTGCTCGGCGCGGCCCTGACCCTGCTGCTGGCCAGCCGGCCCCGCGCGCAGCGGTGGGTCAGCCTCACCGTGCTCACCGCGACCGTGGCGGTGGCGGCCACCCTGCTGGTCCGCTCCTCGATCGACGGGCCGCTCGTCGTCGAGGTCGGCGGCTGGGTCGCCCCGCTGGGCATCGTGCTCGTCGCCGACCAGCTCGCCGCGCTGATGCTGGTGGTGTCCGCCGCCGTCACCCTCTGCGTGCTGGTGTACTCCATCGGGCAGGGCATGGCCGACGGGCACGAGGACACACCGCTGTCCGTCTACCACCCCACCTACCTGGTGCTCACCGCCGGGGTGTGCAACGCCTTCCTCTCCGGCGACCTGTTCAACCTCTACGTCGGGTTCGAGATCCTGCTGGTCGCCAGCTACGTGCTGCTCACCCTGGGCAGCACCGAGACCCGGATCCGGGCCGGCACCACGTACGTCGTGGTCAGCCTGCTGTCGTCGCTGATCTTCCTGGTGGCGATCGGGCTGGTCTACTCGGCCACCGGCACCCTCAACCTGGCGCAGCTCGTCGACCGGCTCGACGCCCTCCCCGACGACCTGCGGCTGGTGCTCCAGGGGATGCTGCTGCTCGCCTTCGGCATCAAGGCGGCGGTCTTCCCGCTGTCGGCGTGGCTGCCCGACAGCTACCCGACCGCGCCCGCGCCGGTCACCGCCGTCTTCGCCGGCCTGCTCACCAAGGTCGGCGTGTACGCCATCATCCGCACCGAGACACTGCTGTTCCCCGGTGGCCGGACCGCCGACCTGCTGCTGGTGGTGGCGGCGTTGACCATGCTGGTCGGCATCCTCGGCGCGGTCGCCCAGTCCGACATCAAACGACTGTTGTCGTTCACCCTGATCAGCCACATCGGCTACATGCTGTTCGGGGTGGGGCTCAGCTCGTCG
Above is a window of Micromonospora rifamycinica DNA encoding:
- a CDS encoding Na+/H+ antiporter subunit D — protein: MNYLVPLPVVMPLLGAALTLLLASRPRAQRWVSLTVLTATVAVAATLLVRSSIDGPLVVEVGGWVAPLGIVLVADQLAALMLVVSAAVTLCVLVYSIGQGMADGHEDTPLSVYHPTYLVLTAGVCNAFLSGDLFNLYVGFEILLVASYVLLTLGSTETRIRAGTTYVVVSLLSSLIFLVAIGLVYSATGTLNLAQLVDRLDALPDDLRLVLQGMLLLAFGIKAAVFPLSAWLPDSYPTAPAPVTAVFAGLLTKVGVYAIIRTETLLFPGGRTADLLLVVAALTMLVGILGAVAQSDIKRLLSFTLISHIGYMLFGVGLSSSLGLAAAIFYVVHHITIQTTLFLAAGLVERRGGSTALDRLGGLARLSPLLAVLFFVPALNLAGIPPFSGFLGKLGLVQAGVDDGGVLAWVLVAGGLLTSLLTLYAIARVWNLAFWRRPHPEMPEPQDSVHTVRTDGVEQPYRGPDRDAHPGAMLPRLMIAPTVALVVLGLGLTVVAGPLFDLSSDAADDLLRRTPYVEAVYPGGTP
- a CDS encoding Na(+)/H(+) antiporter subunit C, whose translation is MTPNLTYIVVVGVLFAAGVTLLLERSLTRVLMGVILLGNGANLLLLTGGRAGGPPIVGTTDAGEMSDPLPQAMVLTAIVITLGMTAFLLALSYRSWHLNGHDEVQDDVEDRRIMDLADRDEGPGTDDADQSDSDDQPDDDQPDDGRPDQDGRRPSAAPVAAAAGERGRDA